From bacterium:
CCAGAATTACCTCCTCGGCCCTCTCGGGGTCGGTCCCGTAGGCCAGACCGATCTCCAACACGATGCGATACCTGCGTGAGGGCTGGGAGAAGTTCTCGATGTACTCGTCGGAAATCTTGGAGTTGGGCACCGTGACGGTGTTGCCGTCCAGGGTCACGATGTCCGTGGAGCGCATCCCGATGCGTTTCACGTCGCCGTAAACCCCGGCCACCTTCACCCGGTCGCCGTTCCTGAAGGGACGGTCCGCCATGAGCACGAAGCCCGAAATCATGTTGGCCAGGGTATCCTGGGCCGCCAGGGCCACCGCCAGGGAGGCCACCCCCAGGGCGGTCACCAGAGCCACGATGTCCACCCCGAAGTGCTCCAGCACGATGATGACGCCGATGGCGTACACCGCCACGGTGAGGACCTTGCGGATGAGGGGGATGAAGTCGGTGCTGATGACGACGCCGGACTTGCGCTCGGCCTCCTCAGCGTACCAGCGGAAGAAGGCCAGTACGGGATTTACAAGTAACCGGGCGCCGACGAGCGCCGCCAGAACGAAGAGGACCCCCCCGAGGATTGAGTCGAGCACGGGAGGGCTGTAGGGATACAAGGCCCAGGCGGCGTAGAGGGAGCCGACGATGACGCCCCCTTGCAGCGGACCGGCCAGGGAGGCCAGGATGCGCTCGCCGAGGGGGGTCCTGGTTTTTTTCCGGTTCACGGCCAGACGCAAAAAGACGGCCTTGAGAACCTTGGCGACGATTACTCCCAGTAATACGACGGCCAGGCAGTAGACCGCGGCGATGACGTAGTAGTCCCAGGTCAGCTCGCCGGTGATCGGCGCGGCGGAAAAGATGTGTCTGAAGACTTCGCCTATTGGCACGGTCGTTCCTCCATGATTGAAGATGCTATGGGTTGACTGTACAGGAGGTCTGGGCCGCGAACCCCCGGAAAAGGGCGGAGCCCACGCGCACCATGGTCGCCCCCTCCTCCACCGCCACCTCGAAGTCGTTGGTCATCCCCATGGAGAGCTCGGTGAAGCCCCCGAGGCCGTGGCGGCGGGCCAGCTCGTCGCGCAGCCCGCGCAGGGCGCCGAAAACGGGCCGCGTGTCCCCGGGCTCGGCCTCGAAGGGGGCCATCGTCATCAGCCCCCGGGGCGAGATTCCGGGCAGCGAAAGGAGCGCGGGGAAGCTCTCGGTGAGCGAGTCCGGGTCGAAGCCGTGCTTGGTGGCCTCATCGGCGACGTTGACCTCGAACAGGACCGGCGTCGGTCCGCCGGCCGAACGCTCGGCGACCGCCCCGGCGAGCTCCGCGGAATCCACGGAA
This genomic window contains:
- a CDS encoding mechanosensitive ion channel family protein → MPIGEVFRHIFSAAPITGELTWDYYVIAAVYCLAVVLLGVIVAKVLKAVFLRLAVNRKKTRTPLGERILASLAGPLQGGVIVGSLYAAWALYPYSPPVLDSILGGVLFVLAALVGARLLVNPVLAFFRWYAEEAERKSGVVISTDFIPLIRKVLTVAVYAIGVIIVLEHFGVDIVALVTALGVASLAVALAAQDTLANMISGFVLMADRPFRNGDRVKVAGVYGDVKRIGMRSTDIVTLDGNTVTVPNSKISDEYIENFSQPSRRYRIVLEIGLAYGTDPERAEEVILESVRATDGVLKKPEPAVYFLTFGDFSLNFTLTCWCKSYAVSWVVTNAVNVNLARALAGSGLEIPFPTRTIHLPPGSTARKLRP
- a CDS encoding YggS family pyridoxal phosphate-dependent enzyme produces the protein MYDYEALEKNVAAVRGRIAAAAARAGRDPAGIRLVAATKYVGAEALPLLARAGVRVIGENRVQDALAKFTEVGDCGLEWHFIGTLQKNKIHKVLSRFSLIHSVDSAELAGAVAERSAGGPTPVLFEVNVADEATKHGFDPDSLTESFPALLSLPGISPRGLMTMAPFEAEPGDTRPVFGALRGLRDELARRHGLGGFTELSMGMTNDFEVAVEEGATMVRVGSALFRGFAAQTSCTVNP